In one window of Streptomyces sp. NBC_01224 DNA:
- a CDS encoding IS110 family transposase has translation MFDTEDVGVFLGLDVGKSAHHGHALTPAGKKVFDKQLPNSEPKLRAVFDKLAAKFGTVLVIVDQPASIGALPLAVARDAGCRVAYLPGLAMRRIADLYPGEAKTDAKDAAVIADAARTLPHTLRSLELTDEITAELTVLVGFDQDLAAEATRTSNRIRGLLTQFHPSLERVLGPRLDHQAVTWLLERHGSPAALRKAGRHRLVELIRPKAPRMAARLIDEVFDALDEQTVTVPGTGTLDTVVPSLARSLGAVHEQRRALEAQINTLLETHPLSQVLTSMPGVGVRTAAVLLTTVGDGTSFPTAAHLASYAGLAPTTKSSGTSIHGEHAPRGGNRQLKRAMFLSAFACMNADPASRTYYNKQRARGKTHTQALLRLARQRISVLFAMLRDGTFYESRTPTIALAA, from the coding sequence ATGTTCGACACCGAAGACGTCGGCGTGTTCCTCGGCCTGGACGTCGGTAAGAGCGCCCATCACGGGCACGCGCTGACCCCGGCCGGGAAGAAGGTCTTCGACAAGCAGCTGCCCAACAGCGAGCCGAAACTGCGGGCCGTCTTCGACAAGCTGGCCGCGAAGTTCGGCACCGTCCTGGTGATCGTGGACCAGCCCGCCTCCATCGGCGCCCTGCCCCTGGCCGTCGCCCGGGACGCGGGCTGCAGGGTCGCCTACCTGCCCGGACTGGCGATGCGCCGGATCGCCGATCTCTACCCGGGCGAGGCGAAGACCGACGCGAAGGACGCCGCGGTGATCGCGGATGCCGCCCGCACTCTGCCCCACACCCTGCGCTCGCTGGAACTGACCGACGAGATCACCGCCGAGCTGACCGTCCTGGTCGGCTTCGACCAGGACCTCGCCGCAGAGGCCACCCGGACCAGCAACCGGATACGCGGCCTGCTCACCCAATTCCACCCCAGCCTGGAGCGCGTCCTGGGTCCGCGTCTGGACCACCAGGCCGTCACCTGGCTCCTTGAACGCCACGGATCCCCAGCCGCCTTGCGAAAGGCCGGCCGCCACAGACTCGTCGAGCTCATCCGCCCCAAAGCCCCACGCATGGCCGCCCGGCTGATCGACGAGGTCTTCGACGCACTGGACGAGCAGACCGTAACCGTCCCCGGGACCGGCACCCTCGACACCGTCGTGCCCTCCCTGGCCCGCTCGCTGGGAGCTGTCCACGAACAGCGCCGAGCCCTGGAAGCCCAGATCAACACCCTGCTGGAGACACACCCTCTTTCCCAGGTCCTGACCTCGATGCCCGGCGTCGGCGTCAGGACCGCCGCAGTCCTGCTGACCACCGTCGGCGACGGCACCAGCTTCCCCACCGCCGCCCACCTCGCCTCCTACGCGGGCCTGGCCCCCACAACGAAGTCCTCGGGAACATCGATCCACGGCGAGCACGCACCCCGAGGCGGCAACCGGCAGCTCAAACGGGCCATGTTCCTCTCCGCCTTCGCCTGCATGAACGCCGATCCCGCCTCCCGGACCTACTACAACAAGCAACGCGCCCGCGGCAAAACCCACACTCAAGCCCTCCTCCGCCTCGCCCGCCAACGCATCAGCGTCCTGTTCGCGATGCTCCGCGACGGAACCTTCTACGAGTCCCGAACCCCCACCATCGCCCTCGCCGCGTGA
- a CDS encoding alpha/beta fold hydrolase — MTTPTPTVVLVHGAFADAAAWIGVISELRSRGIPVIAPPNPLRGLASDAAYVAYVVSQIDGPVILVGHSYGGALITVAGAAENVVGLVYVAAYIPYEGESLGELQGRFPDSLLASNLKEWTYPHLDGESAVEVTIDEAAFPSVFAADVAEDVTRVLAAAQRPLAAVAFTETASAAAWRTKPSWALVAGADRAINPNVQRFGAERAGAVVVELPDASHAVALSEPKQVADLIRDAVRATSRPGWP; from the coding sequence ATGACCACCCCCACCCCCACTGTCGTCCTCGTGCACGGCGCCTTCGCCGACGCGGCAGCATGGATAGGCGTCATCTCGGAACTGCGGAGCCGCGGCATCCCGGTGATCGCGCCGCCGAACCCACTGCGCGGCCTCGCCTCCGACGCCGCCTACGTCGCCTACGTCGTCTCCCAGATCGACGGCCCCGTCATACTCGTCGGTCACTCCTACGGCGGCGCGCTGATCACCGTGGCCGGCGCCGCGGAGAACGTCGTCGGGCTCGTGTATGTCGCCGCGTACATACCGTATGAGGGCGAGAGCCTCGGCGAGCTGCAGGGGCGTTTCCCCGATTCCCTGCTGGCGAGCAACTTGAAGGAGTGGACGTACCCCCACCTCGACGGCGAATCAGCCGTTGAGGTCACCATCGACGAGGCGGCCTTCCCCTCCGTCTTCGCCGCGGATGTGGCCGAGGACGTCACCAGGGTCCTGGCAGCTGCCCAACGCCCGCTCGCCGCCGTCGCCTTCACCGAGACGGCCTCTGCGGCCGCGTGGCGGACGAAGCCGTCCTGGGCCCTGGTGGCCGGGGCTGACCGCGCGATCAACCCCAATGTTCAGCGCTTCGGCGCTGAGCGCGCCGGGGCCGTCGTCGTCGAGCTCCCGGACGCCTCCCACGCCGTCGCCCTGTCCGAACCCAAGCAGGTTGCCGACCTGATCCGGGACGCGGTACGGGCGACGAGCCGACCGGGCTGGCCCTGA
- a CDS encoding SsgA family sporulation/cell division regulator, which yields MRLPVEKRINVTVQSVVGEWHEVPLLMRNFPDDPLAIRMDFHVTENEPPVATWVFGRDLLATGLILPSGEGDVRVRPHGEDETDVELISGWAWCVVRMASADVRDFVVRTRSAEVYCGEEIDTALDRMLTELLPAGVKNADS from the coding sequence ATGAGACTCCCCGTTGAGAAGAGAATCAACGTGACAGTACAGTCGGTAGTGGGTGAATGGCATGAAGTGCCCCTGCTTATGCGGAACTTTCCGGACGATCCGCTGGCGATTCGGATGGATTTCCACGTGACCGAGAACGAGCCGCCGGTCGCCACCTGGGTGTTCGGTCGGGATCTGCTTGCCACTGGGCTCATCCTTCCGTCGGGCGAGGGTGATGTGCGAGTGCGTCCGCACGGTGAGGACGAGACGGACGTCGAACTCATCTCGGGATGGGCCTGGTGTGTCGTCAGGATGGCATCGGCCGATGTGCGTGACTTCGTGGTCAGGACGCGGTCAGCCGAGGTGTACTGCGGCGAGGAGATCGACACCGCACTCGATCGGATGTTGACGGAGCTCCTCCCGGCGGGCGTCAAGAATGCGGATTCATAG
- a CDS encoding SDR family NAD(P)-dependent oxidoreductase — MDRPIAVITGATSGLGRITALELARRGYRIGAVARSRPKAEALLSELRSASPDVQADFFFADLGLVSQARRVGEEIAAHYPRLDALVNNAGLHAFSQRTTAEGLAEMTAVNYLGPFVLTETLTNTLLASGPARIVNVASEAAQQAKTISPGPDLRRTDPYTRRESMALYGRTKLMTIMWTQELARRLHAAKVTVNCCDPGFNATGLGRDLPGSGLLQRVLNLLRVGDPRRGARIIVRLATDPAFADTSGGYFSVRDAKALQCPEPGRSERVQRELRVQTVALLAGLGAP; from the coding sequence ATGGACCGTCCCATCGCCGTGATCACCGGCGCCACCTCCGGACTGGGCAGAATCACGGCCCTGGAACTGGCGCGCCGCGGCTACCGCATCGGCGCGGTGGCGCGCTCCAGGCCCAAGGCCGAAGCGCTGCTCAGTGAACTGCGGTCAGCCTCCCCCGATGTTCAAGCGGACTTCTTCTTCGCGGACCTGGGGCTCGTGTCCCAGGCGCGCCGGGTGGGTGAGGAGATCGCCGCGCACTATCCCCGGCTGGACGCGCTGGTCAACAACGCGGGCCTGCACGCGTTCTCCCAGCGCACCACAGCCGAGGGTCTCGCGGAGATGACCGCGGTCAATTACCTCGGCCCGTTCGTGCTGACCGAGACGCTGACGAACACGCTCCTTGCATCCGGCCCGGCACGCATCGTCAACGTCGCTTCCGAGGCCGCGCAGCAGGCCAAGACGATCTCGCCGGGGCCAGACCTGCGCCGCACCGACCCCTATACGCGGCGGGAGTCGATGGCTCTGTACGGCCGGACGAAGCTGATGACCATCATGTGGACCCAAGAGCTGGCCCGGCGTCTGCATGCCGCGAAGGTCACGGTCAACTGCTGCGATCCAGGCTTCAACGCCACTGGGCTCGGCCGGGACCTGCCCGGGTCCGGGCTGCTGCAGCGCGTGCTCAACCTCCTGAGGGTGGGCGATCCCCGCAGGGGCGCCCGGATCATCGTGCGCCTGGCCACCGATCCGGCTTTCGCCGACACCAGCGGAGGCTACTTCTCCGTGCGCGACGCCAAGGCGCTGCAGTGCCCCGAACCCGGCCGCAGCGAGCGCGTACAGCGGGAGCTGCGGGTGCAGACGGTGGCGCTGCTCGCCGGCCTCGGCGCTCCGTAA
- a CDS encoding MarR family winged helix-turn-helix transcriptional regulator, which yields MSEHEAKAAVDGRERVGLHFLSVAYQVREKVDQRMTAAGLSLSRTKVLQLLARRGALHQAELAEALGQAPRSVTQTVEALERDGFITRASDTEDRRRKTVSLTATGQAALATAEQAGEQILQQLFGSLDIHQLARLERLLDLVNDAATGAT from the coding sequence ATGAGTGAGCACGAGGCAAAGGCCGCCGTCGACGGCCGCGAACGGGTGGGGCTGCACTTCCTGTCCGTCGCCTACCAGGTACGGGAGAAGGTCGACCAGCGCATGACCGCCGCCGGTCTGTCCCTGTCCCGCACCAAAGTCCTGCAATTGCTCGCCCGGCGCGGCGCACTGCACCAGGCCGAGCTCGCCGAGGCTCTCGGCCAGGCGCCACGCTCCGTCACGCAGACCGTTGAAGCCCTCGAACGCGACGGTTTTATCACCCGGGCCAGCGATACCGAGGACCGCCGCCGCAAGACCGTCTCCCTGACCGCCACCGGACAGGCAGCGCTGGCAACGGCGGAACAGGCCGGTGAGCAGATATTGCAGCAACTCTTTGGCTCGCTGGACATCCACCAGCTGGCCCGCCTGGAGAGACTGCTCGACCTCGTCAATGACGCCGCGACAGGTGCAACCTGA
- a CDS encoding HNH endonuclease gives MGDDITYRGPLGSLALAEAGAAGVDPADLYLAAVSWWSAAVAPAVSLSAWPGLTTVWTALVHRNTPEADPLLPLLQRLLDGISPLAVHADVTTERQFDAATHATQRAVNAGKGTSSMLLTGSPFTTNRGRPNLSWTLQGPLRLAWEREHMPPTRGKARFRGPSERLAPPDVASLWTPSIAEWEGFQATDAATYSRVLHFSTRPVDIPPISPESDTWQDELALAYAWAFNTRPFLRFSKQALRLRKVIRRVDGRWDELADPHADFFVRIDDHVVRIAGTLAASERTTVASAHVEAAWNLARRAVRDTSHLIGMDTDMVNEIVDDLDRKLLDGAEPEGELERVKSNMPNPYSYTRWKEPSGDNAVRKLKLWYRGRCQMCGTVLALPSPRDRYSEAAHIQAREDNGPDVIENLLCLCPNCHVLFDAGGRVLTDDLAVIDTVSGDAGRRLHLHRWHFIDLQYVRHHRERWRSWQEPATESISS, from the coding sequence ATGGGGGACGACATCACCTACCGAGGACCGCTGGGGAGCTTAGCGCTGGCTGAAGCCGGGGCAGCGGGTGTCGATCCGGCAGATCTGTACCTCGCAGCAGTCAGCTGGTGGTCGGCAGCTGTCGCTCCTGCAGTGTCGCTCTCGGCCTGGCCGGGCCTCACAACAGTCTGGACCGCACTCGTTCATCGCAACACTCCCGAGGCTGACCCGCTCCTTCCCCTCCTGCAACGTCTCCTCGACGGCATCAGCCCACTCGCGGTGCACGCAGACGTGACAACCGAGAGGCAGTTCGACGCTGCCACTCACGCGACCCAACGAGCAGTCAATGCCGGCAAAGGCACCTCCAGCATGCTCCTGACGGGGTCCCCCTTCACCACAAACCGCGGCAGACCAAACCTCAGCTGGACTCTGCAAGGCCCCCTCCGCCTCGCATGGGAACGCGAACACATGCCGCCCACACGTGGGAAGGCTCGATTTCGGGGACCATCCGAAAGGCTCGCGCCTCCGGATGTCGCTTCACTCTGGACTCCGTCCATCGCCGAGTGGGAGGGATTCCAGGCCACAGACGCCGCCACATACTCCCGCGTCCTGCATTTCTCCACCCGCCCGGTGGACATCCCGCCTATCTCACCGGAATCGGATACCTGGCAGGATGAACTGGCCTTGGCATACGCATGGGCCTTCAACACCCGCCCTTTCCTGCGTTTCAGCAAGCAAGCCTTACGTCTTCGCAAGGTGATCCGCAGAGTTGATGGCCGATGGGACGAACTGGCGGACCCGCACGCCGATTTCTTTGTCCGCATCGACGATCATGTCGTCCGCATAGCCGGAACTCTCGCAGCATCCGAACGCACCACGGTAGCCAGCGCGCACGTAGAGGCAGCCTGGAACCTGGCACGTCGCGCTGTCCGAGACACGTCGCACCTCATAGGCATGGACACCGATATGGTGAATGAGATTGTCGACGACCTAGACCGGAAGCTGCTCGACGGGGCTGAACCAGAGGGAGAGCTCGAGCGAGTTAAGTCGAACATGCCCAACCCTTACAGCTACACACGCTGGAAGGAACCTTCCGGTGATAATGCCGTACGGAAACTTAAGCTGTGGTACCGGGGGCGCTGCCAGATGTGCGGAACGGTCCTAGCTCTGCCCTCACCGCGCGACAGGTACAGCGAAGCTGCCCACATTCAGGCACGAGAAGACAACGGCCCGGACGTCATCGAGAACCTCTTGTGCCTCTGCCCGAACTGCCACGTGCTATTCGATGCCGGCGGGCGGGTCCTAACCGACGACCTCGCCGTCATTGACACCGTGTCAGGTGACGCGGGCAGGAGACTACATCTTCACAGGTGGCACTTCATCGACCTCCAGTACGTGCGCCACCATCGTGAGCGTTGGCGAAGCTGGCAAGAACCCGCCACCGAAAGCATTTCGTCTTAG
- a CDS encoding transposase: MAGRPGTWDITKAAGPVKGVWYHAYVVIDIFSRYIVGHTVEAAESAARAEELIRETITRNGIVPETVHADRGTSMTSKKVSQLLIDLGVTRSHSRPKVSNDNPYSEAHFKTTKYMPDYPERFDSLTHAREWFDAFIAYYNHEHRHSGIGWHTPASVHFGTAEEVRDQRAVTLAEAYTRHPERFGRRPRPPQIPQKVWINDPAKRREPAPQTS; encoded by the coding sequence ATGGCGGGCCGCCCGGGAACCTGGGACATCACCAAGGCTGCCGGACCGGTCAAGGGTGTCTGGTACCACGCCTACGTCGTGATCGACATCTTCAGCCGCTACATCGTCGGCCACACCGTCGAAGCGGCCGAATCAGCTGCGCGGGCCGAGGAGCTGATCCGCGAGACCATCACGCGCAACGGCATCGTGCCCGAGACCGTGCACGCCGACCGCGGCACGTCAATGACCTCCAAGAAAGTCTCCCAGTTGCTGATCGACCTGGGGGTGACAAGGTCGCACTCGCGGCCGAAGGTCTCCAACGACAACCCTTACAGCGAAGCCCACTTCAAGACCACGAAGTACATGCCCGACTATCCCGAGCGGTTCGATTCGCTGACCCATGCCCGCGAGTGGTTCGACGCGTTCATCGCGTACTACAACCACGAGCACCGGCATTCGGGCATCGGCTGGCACACGCCCGCCAGCGTGCACTTCGGCACCGCCGAGGAAGTCCGCGACCAGCGAGCCGTCACCCTCGCCGAGGCATACACCCGCCACCCCGAACGCTTCGGCCGGCGCCCCCGACCACCCCAGATACCTCAGAAAGTGTGGATCAACGACCCGGCCAAGCGCAGGGAACCCGCACCACAAACCTCATAG